The sequence tggccccaattagttggtataaggcttagatacCGTTCAGATCTTATATTTCTGCTAATTGGTGTCTTTAGTAGAAAGCTTACCTTGGATGACAAGCTATCCAGAGAAGATGCAGAGTTCCAACCCATCGCCGCCGATTGACTTACAAGTCCAACCCATCGCCACCGATTGACTTACAAGTCCAAGCCCAAGAAAACAAAGGAAACACAAAGGGGTTTGATCTTTGTTAGAGTATAGGATATGTATGTAGAGCTATACACGTATCCATCCATACAACTATCTATAATATGTACAACTGTACATACATATCCTATATTCTAACAATCTTCATGTGACCATTGGCATAAAGCACATTGATTCAACTCTTATTTCTCTACTTGCAAGGTTGTATAGAGTGGAAAGCTTACTATGGATCGTAAATGAAGAACAGAAGGAAAGAATTGGAATTCCTCACCCATGGCAAATGAATTTGCCGAAGAGGTTTGATATCCACCTTAACGAGACCCACATGTATTTAAAATATAACAAAAACcattcaaaagcaaaataaaataCTGAAATTtccccaaaataaagaaagaaaaaatctacTTTAAGGCCCGATACAGCATCATCCAAGCTGACCCAGAATTAAAAGCCAACACCATAATTCAAATCGAGTAATCAAtcctttatttaaaaaataaaaaatttaaaaaaacccaTAATTGAGAAGAAAAagatatgaaaaatgaaaaaatgaataacaccacaaccttacacaaaaaaacTGAAACAACACTAATATTAAATAAACAAACCCGGAATAGCTTTACAATCTACAACCTTGAGGCCCAAAGAATACAGTATTCAACGGTCAAATATCATAATAACGATGGCTTAAAAACCAACATCCCTTGGTTTTCTCCCTCTCCAATACACAAAAACAAATTGATTATTCTAACCATTCCAACAAAAACCCCAATTCTCTCTACCTCTTTCTCATTATAGTAACACTTTTACATGGATTCTCTCCCAGACTTATTTTAATCATTCCGTGAACAAAAACATATAATACAAAATGGGCCCTGATTGAATCACCTGACCTGtgtatattttatctattttcagTGTCTCCCTAGCTTGATTAGGAGCTGGGCATAGAGAAGCTCGTTCCAGATGTCTGGCACGCCGGGCAGGCACCAATGGCTGCAGTCCTGGTACCGCTCGGGTGATCTCCGCTCCTCAGGCGTCAGCTTCTTCTTCCGGTAGATCGAAGGGTGTGCATCTTTCCTGTAATCGGTCAATCTCGTGATGTTCAAGTAATTAATGGGCGTTTTCGTTCCCCTAATAACCCTCTCCAATACATTCATCTTAGGCGGATAGGGCGCCAGATATTTCTCATTCTTGATAGGTTCTGTCTCTCTGTCGCATGCCCCACCAGAATTCCACTGCCCACCACTAAATCCATATAGAAAATAACAAACAGAAGAGGAAAGCAAGCCAATCAGATCTTTAATGGcgcactggaaaaaaaaaaaaggcaataaaagaaaagaacagatgggtgtctttccttctttttctttttttttcctttttaatggaaaaatggaatttTAAAAATACCATTTTCAATTATGTGTCAAGATTCCCACCCACAGTCACAATCACCGACTAGAGCAAAATCAAACACTGGTTTTGCTCACCTGAAATGGGAGGCAGAGTAGCCTCTGAAGAAAACCTGGGTCTTATTCGGATTCACATTGGCATCAACCCATCTTGCCCATGTTGTGAGAGCTTTCCGAAATGCTTCGACAACATTCAATTTTCCATATATATGGCTACCTTCTTGGTAATAATCCTTCCTATAAAATTaacagaataaaataaaacttGCTTTTGTTCTCGAATGTGATGatctttggaagaagaagaaagggaattCAGTTGAAATCAACCAAAAAACAAATACCCTTTGGAAGTCTTCTCATGAGTCCACCAATGCCCAGTGTTGAAGATGATCACATCAGCATTCTTGTACTTAGAAGAATGCCGCTCGATCAGATCAAGCCGAAGCGTCTCCTTCGTTGTTCCATTCGACTCCGGAGCCTCCCATTCTCGAACAAGGAAGGGAGACCGGAAGAACTCAACAGAACAATTATAATCCTACCCaaatgtatataaataaaaaaaaaaattacaaatcaaacaccaaaattattattttttaaaatctcaaaaggAATCAAACAAACGGCAAGGAAAATGCAGAAGAAGAAAAATCTTACTTTGAATACAAAAGCGTAAGAACCCTCTGTTCGGAATTCCTTCCGACCAGATGCCTCAAACACCTTACTTTTATCTTGAACTGAGTTCCGCAAAATGCAAACCAGCGATTCCCACATGTTTCTATTGAGGGAATCACCGACGAAAACTACCCGTTTCCCTCTCAATCTCTCCAGCATATCCGTCGCATTCAATCTAAACAGAATTCACAAATCAGATCCAACTAAGAAGGGATAAATCCaatctttatcttcttcttttttttaaacttttgatttattttttcttttttacctggGGATCTCACAGCGATTGGGTTTCCATCTGAGCTTCTGATAGCTGTTATCCTGCCGTCCATTGAGGAAGCAATCGAACGACTCGTCGATGAGAGGACAGGATCCTCCCGGATAGAGCGGATACGACTCGTCTTTCACCCATTTCCCATCAAAGATGTCGCAATGCTTCAAAGAATCTGCCAATTTCTCCCATTTCCGCCCGGAAGAACCCCGATCGGTCCCATTCCTCTGCTTTCCAGAAACTTCCGCTACTGCTGCCGCCGTCCCATTCCGCTTCATCAAAGCAGCGTTCGAGCTTGAAATGCCCAGTTGCGTCTGGTTCCGCGCCGGGACTTCCTTCGAACTCGGCTGCGTCTGGTTTCGCGCCGGGACTTCCTTCGAACTCGGCTGCGTCTGGTTTCGCGCCGAGACTCCCTTTGAACTCGATTGCGTCTGGTTCCGCGCCGGGACTCCCTTTGAACTCGATTGCGTCTCGTTCCGCGCCGGGACTCCCTTCGAACTCGGCTGCGTCTGGTTCCGCGCCACGATTTCCCTCGAACTCGAAAAATCAGGGTTCTGTTGCGTCTGATTATGCGCCGGGACTCCCttcgaactcaaaaaatcaggGCACGATTGCGTCTGGTTCCGCACCGCGATTTCCCTCGAACTCGAAAAATCACGGTTCTGTTGCGTCTGATTCTCCGCCGGGACTCCCTTCGAAGTCGAAAAATCAGGGCACGATTGCGTCTGGTTCCGCGCCGGAAATTCCTTTGACGTGTTGGAAGAGAGAGGCGGAGGGGCAACATGAGGAATCGTGCGCTGGGAATCGGGAAAGAAgcgagagaggagagaagaaaattgGGATTTATAAGAATCCGAATTCGGGGAGAAGATGCGGTTGATCCACGGAGACGATGTACGGCCAGGATTGAAAGCGAGGAGAACGGTGCAGGCGATGAAGACGAACATGAAGGCGTAGGTGAGGAACAGGGTCGTCCGTCTGGCGCGTAGGACGGAAACGAGGGCTTTTAGGTCTTTTAGAAGGTTTCCGCCGTTTGGGGCCTGCTTCGATCCGTCTGCCATTGTTGGGGACTGGTTTGGAAATTTGAGGGAAAATGAGGGGCAGAATGGGAAAGATGAgatgtcagagagagagagagagagagagagagagagtgttttgTGTGGATGAGCTTGGAGTGAGGAAGGTGACGGGTGTGGGGTGCGTTTGGGAAACGTATCAGGTTTGGTGACCCACGCGCAACTTCGGAATCTTGTAGATGTGCGAGCTTAGAACAAATCTGGTCCGTTTATTAAGTAGGTGCCACTATTTTATATGAATGGAAAGgaagaaattttgttaaatacTCAAGTTTTACTATTAACGTTTGTAAAAGTATTGACGGTCTGTGTTAATTAGAAAGTGTCCAAATTTCTTTCAACTTATATGTATGATAAGGAAGATAATTTATCTTCGTTCAtcttgattgtggggcccactttattcaCGGATGGGATTTATATTCTAGTTTCCATGGTTGCACGTATTTGCGCGTGTGAAGCTGGGAATCGAGAGATGCGAGTCGCCCTGGAAATGTTATCCGAGAAATGCCTCTTAACTTACCTAAACTGAATTTAATCTACTGTGGAATTACGGATGTGCCACTCAGTAAAGGAATCGTCTTGCCTAACAGTCGCGACTCAGGCTCCACCATCAGTCGCGGAATACCAGCCGTAAGATTCAAATGGAGGACTAGGGTTGTGTTGTTAGTAaaactctgtagggcccaacgttatgtaggtgttttatccacgccgtccatccgttttttatcagatcattttaaggcctgagcccaaaattaaagtattataaagctcaagtggaccacgccacatgaaaaACAGTGGCACAGATGTTTTctctcaagctgatatttacctTTTCTCATTCATCCATAtctgtttgaccttattaacggtttggattacaaataaacatcactgtatgctccaggaaggttttaacagtggacaacagtatctccactgttttctgtggtgtggtgccCTTGATATTTGTATATGCTGAAATTTTgggttcaaaatttaaaattagctggaaaaacggatgaacagagtggattgatgacatacatcaaggtgggtcccagcgAGTTTTATCACCACACTATAGCATGGTGAGTTACTCACTGCACAATGAGCAGTTGCTACGATCCGTGCGGACGGCAATC is a genomic window of Magnolia sinica isolate HGM2019 chromosome 15, MsV1, whole genome shotgun sequence containing:
- the LOC131226765 gene encoding protein trichome birefringence-like 1 is translated as MADGSKQAPNGGNLLKDLKALVSVLRARRTTLFLTYAFMFVFIACTVLLAFNPGRTSSPWINRIFSPNSDSYKSQFSSLLSRFFPDSQRTIPHVAPPPLSSNTSKEFPARNQTQSCPDFSTSKGVPAENQTQQNRDFSSSREIAVRNQTQSCPDFLSSKGVPAHNQTQQNPDFSSSREIVARNQTQPSSKGVPARNETQSSSKGVPARNQTQSSSKGVSARNQTQPSSKEVPARNQTQPSSKEVPARNQTQLGISSSNAALMKRNGTAAAVAEVSGKQRNGTDRGSSGRKWEKLADSLKHCDIFDGKWVKDESYPLYPGGSCPLIDESFDCFLNGRQDNSYQKLRWKPNRCEIPRLNATDMLERLRGKRVVFVGDSLNRNMWESLVCILRNSVQDKSKVFEASGRKEFRTEGSYAFVFKDYNCSVEFFRSPFLVREWEAPESNGTTKETLRLDLIERHSSKYKNADVIIFNTGHWWTHEKTSKGKDYYQEGSHIYGKLNVVEAFRKALTTWARWVDANVNPNKTQVFFRGYSASHFSGGQWNSGGACDRETEPIKNEKYLAPYPPKMNVLERVIRGTKTPINYLNITRLTDYRKDAHPSIYRKKKLTPEERRSPERYQDCSHWCLPGVPDIWNELLYAQLLIKLGRH